The Deltaproteobacteria bacterium genome window below encodes:
- a CDS encoding KamA family radical SAM protein has product MPRSLSYIHENRTPESGAEQLPLNKILDNPHSFPDFLDWKWQIKNRITDFETLSSLIKLTPAEKAGFKKSQGRLAMAITPYFFNLIDKTNPNCPIRKQAIPRIEEFTVSPGELVDPCGEDAHSPVPGLVHRYPDRVLLIVTDSCAMYCRYCTRNRMVGEEKPPMSLENFEDAFRYIKSHKTIRDVLISGGDPLMMTTKHLEYYLERLRSINHVEFLRIGTRVPVTLPMRVDKTLVAMLKKYHPLYLSLHFSHPKEITPEVKAACTLLADAGIPLGSQTVLLKGVNDKPSIMKKLTHELLKIRVRPYYLYQCDQAVGTSHFRTPVADGIEIIENMRGHTTGYAVPTFVIDAPGGGGKIPIGPDYTISNSRGKVRLRNYEGKNYEYLDGTSEE; this is encoded by the coding sequence ATGCCGAGATCTTTGTCCTACATACACGAGAACCGAACGCCGGAAAGCGGCGCAGAGCAATTACCTTTAAATAAAATTCTGGACAACCCGCACTCCTTCCCCGATTTCCTCGATTGGAAGTGGCAGATAAAAAACCGCATCACCGACTTCGAAACACTTAGCAGCCTCATAAAGCTCACGCCGGCGGAAAAGGCCGGGTTCAAGAAATCGCAGGGGCGCCTGGCAATGGCCATCACGCCCTATTTTTTCAACTTAATCGACAAAACAAACCCCAACTGCCCAATCAGAAAACAGGCAATACCTAGAATAGAGGAATTCACCGTGTCCCCGGGCGAGCTCGTTGACCCGTGCGGCGAGGATGCACACTCCCCTGTGCCCGGGCTCGTGCACAGGTACCCGGACAGGGTGCTGCTTATCGTAACGGATTCCTGCGCAATGTATTGCCGCTACTGCACGAGAAACAGGATGGTTGGCGAGGAAAAGCCTCCGATGAGCCTCGAGAACTTCGAGGACGCATTCAGATACATCAAATCGCATAAGACCATACGCGACGTGCTCATTTCCGGCGGTGACCCTCTCATGATGACCACAAAGCACCTCGAGTATTATCTTGAGCGGCTAAGGTCCATCAACCACGTCGAGTTCCTAAGGATCGGCACGCGCGTTCCGGTAACGCTTCCCATGCGCGTTGACAAGACCCTCGTTGCCATGCTGAAAAAATACCACCCTCTCTACTTAAGCCTGCATTTCTCGCACCCAAAGGAGATAACCCCGGAGGTAAAGGCGGCCTGCACCCTGCTCGCGGATGCCGGCATACCGCTTGGCAGCCAGACGGTGCTACTTAAGGGCGTAAACGACAAGCCTTCCATAATGAAAAAGCTCACGCACGAGCTTTTAAAGATACGCGTAAGGCCCTATTACCTCTACCAGTGCGACCAGGCGGTCGGCACCTCGCACTTTAGAACGCCTGTGGCCGACGGCATCGAGATAATAGAGAACATGCGCGGCCACACGACCGGGTACGCGGTTCCGACATTCGTAATAGACGCCCCGGGCGGCGGCGGAAAGATTCCCATAGGCCCGGACTATACCATTTCCAACTCAAGGGGCAAGGTAAGGCTAAGAAACTACGAAGGCAAGAACTACGAGTACCTTGACGGAACGTCCGAGGAGTGA
- the ubiG gene encoding bifunctional 2-polyprenyl-6-hydroxyphenol methylase/3-demethylubiquinol 3-O-methyltransferase UbiG, with protein sequence MAGSEVFGTLTKDDWWGEKGRLKSIHLINRQRFEYFRDVADKTSGGLEGKRILDIGCGGGVLSEEYAKAGAKVTGIDLSPASIDAAKEHAKESGLTIDYRVASIAGILKENTGTFDIVSVTEVVEHVDDLPVFVRDAASALSKGGLFFFSTINRTLKARFLVGFVAEDVLGLLPPGTHDTERFVRPSELARLLRENSVTIEDLKGLSLNLLSRSFKLSNDLSVNYLGYGRK encoded by the coding sequence ATGGCAGGCAGCGAGGTTTTTGGCACACTTACCAAGGACGATTGGTGGGGCGAAAAAGGCCGCCTTAAGTCCATTCATCTTATCAACCGTCAGCGGTTTGAATATTTCAGGGATGTTGCCGATAAAACAAGCGGCGGCCTTGAGGGAAAACGAATCCTCGATATAGGCTGCGGCGGCGGCGTGCTTTCTGAGGAATACGCAAAGGCAGGGGCAAAGGTCACGGGCATAGATCTGTCGCCCGCGTCAATAGATGCTGCAAAGGAACACGCAAAGGAAAGCGGGCTTACGATAGATTACCGTGTTGCCTCCATTGCCGGTATCCTGAAAGAAAATACCGGGACATTCGATATTGTGTCTGTAACAGAGGTTGTCGAGCACGTGGATGATTTGCCTGTCTTTGTCCGTGATGCAGCTTCTGCGCTTTCAAAGGGCGGGCTTTTCTTTTTTAGCACCATCAACAGGACGCTAAAGGCAAGGTTCCTTGTTGGTTTTGTTGCAGAGGATGTACTCGGGCTTCTTCCTCCGGGCACGCACGATACAGAGCGTTTTGTCAGGCCTTCGGAGCTTGCGCGTCTTTTAAGGGAGAACTCGGTAACAATCGAGGACTTAAAAGGCCTAAGCCTTAATCTTCTTAGCCGTTCCTTCAAGCTTTCCAACGATTTGTCAGTTAATTATCTCGGGTACGGAAGAAAATAG
- a CDS encoding 3-deoxy-D-manno-octulosonic acid transferase — protein MLRILYDILLHAAFVVTLPYFTYKAFTAGKYRQGIKERFGFISEKKLGALRNSRFVWMHAVSVGETRAVLPLLKLFKERHPEFKILFSTVTMTGNAVAKTEGAAIIDVLIYYPFDFFWVISRVLGKARPEAFIVAEKEIWPNMIAALKCRNIPIMVINGSISERSFKRYKFFGFFLRRAFESLSLFSAQTGLDAQRAIELGAPQKNTFATGNIKFDMKPKAANRAREEEIMRSLGIAAGDIVLTAGSTHPGEEKLILQAHETLKREFPELKLIIAPRHPERFSEVASLLSAGKIPFARRSRGVGSEKPSISLLDTLGELGIVYSFSTIAFVGGSLVNIGGHNLLEPAFFSRPVIFGPYVKSYKQMAEELAGSGGGFLVNTIDDLIAIAGQLLRDKALYDKAGKAAHDFVVANSGTATKTLDLMDKLINGK, from the coding sequence ATGCTCCGGATACTCTACGACATACTGCTTCACGCGGCCTTTGTAGTCACGCTGCCCTACTTTACGTACAAGGCGTTCACCGCCGGCAAGTACAGACAGGGCATCAAGGAACGCTTCGGCTTTATAAGCGAAAAAAAACTCGGCGCCCTGCGTAACTCGAGGTTTGTCTGGATGCATGCGGTAAGTGTCGGAGAGACCAGGGCCGTGCTGCCGCTCCTGAAACTGTTCAAGGAGCGCCATCCGGAGTTTAAAATACTTTTTTCAACGGTCACGATGACCGGCAATGCCGTGGCAAAGACAGAGGGCGCGGCCATCATAGACGTTTTGATATATTATCCTTTTGATTTCTTCTGGGTAATATCGAGGGTGCTTGGCAAGGCGCGGCCCGAGGCCTTTATCGTGGCGGAAAAGGAAATATGGCCCAACATGATCGCCGCGCTAAAATGCCGCAATATACCAATAATGGTCATAAACGGCTCCATTTCGGAAAGGTCGTTTAAACGGTATAAATTTTTCGGATTCTTTTTAAGACGCGCATTCGAATCCCTCTCGCTATTTTCAGCGCAAACCGGGCTCGACGCGCAAAGGGCAATAGAACTTGGCGCCCCTCAAAAAAACACATTTGCCACCGGAAATATAAAGTTCGACATGAAACCAAAGGCCGCCAACCGGGCGCGTGAGGAAGAAATTATGCGCTCTCTTGGCATAGCTGCCGGCGATATCGTGCTTACGGCAGGCAGCACGCATCCGGGCGAGGAAAAACTGATATTGCAGGCCCACGAGACATTGAAGCGCGAATTCCCCGAGCTAAAGCTCATAATCGCGCCGCGCCATCCGGAGAGATTTTCAGAGGTAGCATCGCTCCTTAGCGCAGGCAAAATTCCTTTCGCACGGCGAAGCCGCGGCGTTGGCAGCGAAAAACCCTCTATTTCCCTGCTCGATACGCTTGGAGAGCTTGGGATTGTCTACAGCTTTTCAACAATCGCTTTTGTCGGCGGCTCGCTTGTAAACATCGGCGGACATAACCTGCTTGAGCCGGCGTTTTTTTCAAGACCGGTTATTTTCGGGCCGTACGTAAAAAGCTATAAACAGATGGCAGAGGAGCTTGCCGGCTCCGGCGGGGGCTTTCTTGTAAACACCATCGACGACCTTATTGCCATTGCCGGACAACTGCTTCGCGATAAAGCCCTTTACGACAAGGCCGGCAAGGCAGCACACGACTTTGTCGTTGCCAACTCAGGAACAGCGACAAAGACCCTTGACCTTATGGACAAACTGATAAATGGTAAGTAG
- the lpxB gene encoding lipid-A-disaccharide synthase, with protein MEKKLLIVSGEASGDLHGSALIKEIKRLAPDAVIKGMGGPRMLEAGLLGMDSSKIAVVGIFEVLKKFPAIKSAFNALERMLDSERFDCVVLIDYPDFNLRFAKKAKKRGIKIVYYISPQIWAWRKSRINYIAKTVDKMLVILPFEKELYSKTGLDVEYVGHPLTEIAVCRLSKEEAREALGIKKDELLVTLLPGSRTEEIERLLGPMNEAIKVLSKRLGRPVRAVLAAADSVSDELIDRASGETRNFVVVRGKTYEALRAADSAVVASGTATLETALLGTPMVIVYRLSPLSYHIGKLLIDLTHIGLPNIIAGEEVVPELIQNAVTPENIAHELTRLLTDKAAQKHVMDGYAAIRKKLDKSFAPENAARAVLKTAGMAI; from the coding sequence ATGGAGAAAAAACTCCTTATCGTAAGCGGCGAGGCCTCCGGCGATCTGCACGGAAGCGCGCTCATAAAGGAAATCAAGCGCCTGGCCCCGGATGCCGTCATAAAGGGCATGGGCGGCCCCAGGATGCTTGAGGCCGGGCTTTTGGGAATGGATTCGTCGAAAATAGCGGTCGTCGGGATATTCGAGGTATTAAAAAAATTCCCGGCCATAAAAAGCGCATTTAACGCGCTTGAACGCATGCTCGACTCCGAAAGGTTCGACTGCGTTGTTCTTATAGATTATCCCGACTTCAATCTGCGTTTCGCAAAGAAGGCGAAGAAACGCGGAATAAAGATAGTCTACTACATAAGCCCTCAGATCTGGGCCTGGCGCAAATCCAGGATTAACTATATCGCAAAGACAGTGGATAAAATGCTCGTGATTCTGCCGTTTGAAAAAGAACTGTATTCCAAGACCGGGCTTGATGTCGAGTACGTGGGACATCCGTTGACCGAAATAGCCGTATGCCGCCTTTCAAAGGAAGAAGCCAGGGAAGCGCTTGGCATTAAAAAAGACGAACTGCTTGTTACCCTGCTCCCAGGCAGCAGGACCGAGGAAATAGAACGGCTACTTGGGCCCATGAACGAGGCAATAAAAGTCCTCTCCAAAAGACTAGGCAGGCCCGTAAGGGCCGTACTTGCCGCGGCAGACAGTGTGTCGGATGAGCTTATAGACCGCGCGTCCGGCGAGACACGTAACTTTGTTGTCGTAAGAGGCAAAACATATGAGGCGCTGCGTGCAGCCGACTCGGCGGTGGTTGCCTCGGGCACGGCAACGCTCGAAACAGCGCTTCTTGGCACTCCAATGGTGATAGTATACAGGCTTTCGCCGCTCTCTTATCACATAGGTAAGCTCCTCATAGACTTAACGCATATCGGGCTGCCAAATATCATAGCTGGCGAAGAAGTGGTGCCGGAGCTTATACAAAACGCTGTAACGCCCGAAAACATCGCGCACGAACTGACGAGGCTCCTTACTGACAAGGCGGCGCAAAAACACGTTATGGACGGTTACGCAGCCATACGCAAAAAACTCGACAAGAGCTTTGCGCCGGAAAACGCGGCAAGGGCCGTCTTAAAAACAGCGGGCATGGCTATATAA
- a CDS encoding ABC transporter transmembrane domain-containing protein, with amino-acid sequence MKLYFRLLRYIYPYWHVVLIAILSMLAYAGMNSMLAFLFGPAIKVLFVPDASDIKLLPFDIVTLKPENAISFVIWSILIVAAIKGITSYINNFCLGYVAQRIIHDIRNDLFRHILKLPQSYFTANASGIIASRVTGDVALIQKLATDTVITSLKHFFTLFALIGVVFMLDWKLALISFFAFPLTIFPAIELGKRIRRFTYKGQASIATMLSLLHEAFSGIRIIKAFGSYNYESNRFEITNAHFTKQLLKTVRIRALNTPLMETIAAFAIAITIYYAHNRITDNSLAPEHVISFFGALVMLYQPIKALNGINLNIQQGMAAAERVFEVFDTKTEPDGGEGTKSLSDFRNSIKFENIIFSYNEKPVLNGVNIEVKKGEKVAIVGSSGSGKSTLVSLLPRFYDPQRGAIIIDGVDTREYTLESLRSRMALISQDIILFDDSVERNIAYGDTSKTKAEIEAAAAAANAREFIARLPDGYNTVIGERGIRLSGGEKQRISIARAILKDAPILIMDEATSSLDTESEQLVQRGIDNLMTGRTAVIIAHRLSTVQNADRIVVLKNGTVVESGRHEELLKLNGEYSRLHSVQFKDS; translated from the coding sequence ATGAAACTCTATTTCAGGCTTTTACGCTACATATATCCCTACTGGCATGTCGTGCTCATAGCGATTTTGAGCATGCTCGCCTATGCAGGCATGAACAGCATGCTCGCCTTCCTTTTTGGCCCGGCAATAAAGGTGCTGTTTGTCCCTGATGCCAGCGACATCAAGCTTCTGCCCTTTGATATCGTCACCCTAAAGCCCGAGAACGCCATTTCGTTCGTAATCTGGAGCATCCTTATAGTTGCTGCCATAAAGGGTATAACCTCCTATATAAACAACTTCTGCCTTGGGTACGTAGCGCAAAGAATAATACACGACATAAGAAACGACCTTTTCCGCCATATTCTTAAACTTCCGCAGAGCTACTTCACGGCAAACGCCTCCGGCATTATAGCCTCGCGCGTTACCGGCGACGTTGCGCTCATCCAGAAGCTCGCGACCGACACGGTCATAACGTCGTTAAAGCACTTTTTTACGCTCTTTGCCCTTATCGGCGTGGTGTTCATGCTCGACTGGAAGCTCGCGCTTATTTCGTTCTTCGCCTTTCCGCTCACCATATTCCCGGCGATAGAGCTCGGCAAGCGCATACGCAGGTTCACGTACAAAGGCCAGGCCTCCATCGCCACGATGCTGTCTCTCTTGCACGAGGCGTTCTCGGGCATAAGGATAATAAAGGCCTTCGGCTCCTACAACTACGAAAGCAACCGCTTCGAAATAACGAACGCGCACTTCACAAAGCAGCTTTTAAAGACGGTGCGGATCCGCGCCCTGAACACGCCCCTTATGGAGACCATAGCCGCGTTTGCGATAGCAATCACCATATACTACGCGCATAACCGCATAACGGATAATTCCCTTGCGCCGGAGCACGTCATATCGTTTTTCGGCGCGCTTGTCATGCTCTACCAGCCGATAAAGGCCCTTAACGGAATAAACCTGAACATACAGCAGGGCATGGCAGCGGCGGAGCGCGTCTTCGAGGTCTTTGATACAAAGACAGAGCCCGATGGCGGCGAAGGAACAAAATCTCTCTCTGATTTCAGGAATTCGATAAAATTCGAAAATATAATTTTCTCTTATAACGAAAAACCCGTGCTAAACGGCGTGAACATCGAGGTAAAAAAGGGCGAAAAGGTAGCAATTGTCGGCTCGAGCGGTTCGGGCAAATCAACACTTGTGTCGCTTTTACCCAGGTTCTACGACCCGCAACGCGGCGCGATAATCATAGACGGCGTGGACACGCGCGAATACACCCTTGAATCCCTAAGATCCCGCATGGCCCTCATATCGCAGGACATCATACTTTTCGACGATTCTGTCGAGAGAAACATCGCCTACGGCGACACATCCAAAACCAAGGCCGAAATAGAAGCGGCGGCGGCAGCGGCCAATGCGCGCGAATTCATTGCCAGATTGCCGGACGGATATAATACCGTCATAGGAGAGCGCGGCATAAGGCTCTCTGGCGGAGAAAAACAGCGCATCTCGATTGCAAGGGCCATCCTGAAGGACGCGCCCATTCTTATAATGGACGAGGCAACGTCGTCGCTCGATACCGAGTCCGAACAGCTCGTGCAACGAGGCATCGACAATCTCATGACCGGAAGAACGGCCGTCATCATAGCCCACAGGCTCTCGACGGTGCAAAACGCCGACCGCATAGTGGTTCTAAAGAACGGAACTGTCGTAGAGAGCGGCCGCCACGAAGAGCTTCTTAAACTAAACGGCGAGTACTCGCGGCTTCACTCCGTACAGTTTAAAGACAGCTAA
- the pyrE gene encoding orotate phosphoribosyltransferase: protein MANEKLLKLLYRNSFKYDPDKGFTLSSGKKSDIYVDAKKTVLTAEGIVLTGQALYEKIKNDDVQGIGGLTLGADPLAYAAALTSNIQGKPMDVFIVRKEPKKHGTQRWIEGSLKEGAKVVVVDDVVTTGASTIKAIEAAKEAGFDVVKALVLLDREEENGRTSIEKYCPFEALFTRTDLMAIREKLGAK, encoded by the coding sequence GTGGCCAACGAAAAACTTCTTAAGCTGCTTTATAGAAATTCGTTCAAATACGACCCAGATAAGGGATTTACCCTCTCTTCCGGAAAGAAAAGCGACATCTACGTGGACGCGAAAAAGACCGTGCTCACGGCCGAGGGAATCGTGCTAACAGGCCAGGCGCTCTATGAAAAGATAAAGAACGACGACGTGCAGGGAATAGGCGGCCTCACTCTCGGCGCAGACCCGCTTGCGTACGCCGCAGCGCTCACAAGCAACATCCAGGGCAAGCCCATGGACGTGTTCATCGTCAGAAAAGAGCCCAAGAAACACGGCACGCAGCGCTGGATAGAAGGCTCCCTTAAAGAGGGCGCCAAAGTCGTTGTCGTCGACGACGTGGTAACGACCGGCGCCTCCACCATAAAGGCAATCGAAGCGGCAAAGGAAGCAGGGTTTGACGTCGTAAAGGCCCTCGTGCTGCTCGACAGAGAAGAGGAAAACGGCAGAACGAGCATAGAAAAATACTGCCCGTTCGAAGCCCTCTTTACAAGAACCGACCTCATGGCAATACGCGAAAAACTCGGCGCGAAATAA
- a CDS encoding lysophospholipid acyltransferase family protein: MAVKLKHRIAAAVVPFVAGLLIRFLHLTMRIERVNFSGLKERLDSGGQIILAFWHGRLLMMPYSYPGNKISVLVSQHRDGELIARTVAKFGIGCIRGSTTRGWMAGVKGIFKAIKDGRDIAITPDGPKGPRARVQAGVVHIAAKTGLPIYPVTFDTHQRKVFNTWDGFLLPWPFTKGVFLYADPMTIPKDADEDTLEEKRLELEKKMNDLDEAVKKYL; this comes from the coding sequence ATGGCCGTTAAACTCAAACATCGCATTGCCGCAGCCGTTGTGCCGTTTGTCGCCGGTTTACTGATACGGTTTCTCCATCTCACGATGCGCATAGAGCGCGTGAATTTTTCGGGGCTTAAAGAACGCCTTGACTCCGGCGGCCAGATAATACTCGCCTTCTGGCACGGCAGGCTTCTCATGATGCCATACTCGTACCCGGGAAATAAAATTTCGGTCCTCGTAAGCCAGCACCGCGATGGAGAGCTTATCGCAAGAACAGTTGCGAAATTCGGCATCGGCTGCATACGGGGCTCGACGACCCGCGGGTGGATGGCAGGGGTAAAGGGTATTTTCAAGGCCATAAAGGACGGCCGCGACATAGCCATAACCCCGGACGGCCCAAAGGGGCCGCGCGCCAGAGTCCAGGCCGGCGTTGTTCATATCGCGGCAAAAACAGGGCTTCCAATATACCCGGTGACCTTCGATACGCACCAAAGAAAGGTCTTTAATACCTGGGACGGCTTTCTGCTGCCCTGGCCCTTTACAAAAGGTGTTTTTCTCTACGCAGACCCTATGACAATACCGAAAGACGCCGATGAAGATACCCTCGAGGAAAAGCGCCTTGAGCTTGAAAAGAAAATGAACGACCTGGACGAAGCCGTAAAAAAATATCTTTGA
- the pyrF gene encoding orotidine-5'-phosphate decarboxylase, producing MGRAHNIQTVSPVERIIFPLDVPSGEEAVRLVGILKNHVGVYKIGLELFVKEGPSIIEAVRKESPSSKIFLDMKFHDIPETVKRAERSAVSLGVDFITVHCEGGAELLRAAAKEAGNTVILGVTVLTSSSREDLLAMGMREELADPEKLVLHKAKMAKDAGLGGVVCSGLEVKKVKQAFGSSLITVTPGIRFADVNVASDDQKRIVTPFDAIRDGADYIVVGRPIRDAKDPIEAADKVKTEIAKALA from the coding sequence GTGGGCAGAGCGCATAACATACAGACCGTGTCTCCGGTAGAAAGAATTATTTTTCCGCTCGATGTGCCAAGCGGCGAAGAGGCTGTGCGCCTTGTTGGGATACTGAAAAATCACGTCGGCGTATATAAGATAGGGCTCGAGCTTTTCGTAAAAGAAGGCCCGTCCATTATCGAGGCGGTCAGGAAAGAATCCCCTTCCTCTAAAATATTTCTCGACATGAAGTTCCACGACATACCTGAAACGGTAAAACGCGCGGAGCGTTCGGCTGTATCGCTTGGCGTGGATTTCATAACCGTGCACTGCGAAGGCGGGGCAGAGCTCCTGAGAGCCGCTGCAAAGGAAGCGGGCAATACGGTAATACTTGGCGTAACTGTGCTTACAAGTTCATCAAGAGAAGACCTCCTTGCAATGGGTATGCGTGAAGAACTCGCTGACCCTGAAAAGCTGGTACTCCATAAAGCAAAGATGGCAAAGGATGCCGGGCTTGGCGGCGTTGTATGCTCAGGGCTCGAGGTTAAAAAGGTAAAGCAGGCCTTTGGCTCGTCGCTTATAACAGTGACCCCGGGCATACGTTTTGCCGACGTAAATGTCGCCTCAGACGACCAGAAAAGAATAGTAACGCCCTTTGACGCCATTCGCGACGGCGCGGACTATATAGTGGTTGGCCGGCCAATCAGGGACGCAAAAGATCCTATCGAGGCTGCTGACAAAGTAAAGACCGAAATAGCAAAAGCCCTCGCCTGA
- the lpxK gene encoding tetraacyldisaccharide 4'-kinase has translation MVSRIIKYVEASLYKTNINPLFGAVLRVLSFFYGLGVRLRLFLYSSGILKSTRVPVPVISIGNLTVGGSGKTPLTVYIASLLNGRGKKTAILTRGYKRKSGDICVINNADLKNHLKEPELYGDEPLTLALRLKDTPVIISPDRIASAKLAVKKYSPDVLLLDDGFQHLRLARNINFALFDSARGTGSGALLPRGPLREPMSSLQRADAIILKGSSDVPGIGFAGKPVFRFSLNPTALKTIDGKTTALDYANGKRAFVFSAISNPASFRKTVESLGATIVTSLSYTDHHWFNAEDLADIKRNASEADLTLTTEKDLVRLGAYDISALNIFAVSVDAVPENKTAFDDFIFARIWPGK, from the coding sequence ATGGTAAGTAGGATAATAAAATACGTAGAAGCTTCCTTATATAAAACCAACATCAATCCGCTCTTTGGCGCGGTTTTGCGCGTCCTGTCGTTTTTCTACGGCCTTGGCGTAAGGCTTCGGCTTTTTCTCTATTCATCAGGGATATTAAAGAGCACGCGCGTACCTGTTCCCGTTATCTCCATAGGCAACTTAACGGTTGGCGGAAGCGGCAAAACGCCGCTTACAGTCTACATAGCCTCCCTTTTAAACGGCCGCGGGAAAAAGACCGCTATCCTCACGCGCGGCTACAAGCGAAAGAGCGGCGATATTTGCGTCATAAACAATGCGGACTTGAAAAATCATCTGAAGGAACCGGAACTCTACGGCGACGAACCGCTAACGCTTGCGCTAAGACTAAAGGACACACCTGTAATTATTTCGCCTGACCGCATCGCTAGCGCCAAGCTTGCCGTCAAAAAATATTCTCCGGATGTCTTGCTCTTAGACGACGGTTTTCAGCATCTAAGGCTCGCGCGTAACATTAACTTTGCTCTCTTCGATTCCGCAAGAGGCACAGGCAGCGGCGCTCTTCTTCCGCGCGGCCCGCTAAGGGAGCCTATGAGCTCGCTTCAAAGAGCTGATGCGATAATATTAAAAGGCAGCAGTGATGTGCCTGGCATCGGGTTTGCCGGAAAACCGGTATTTCGTTTTTCGCTAAACCCAACGGCGCTTAAAACCATTGACGGAAAAACTACGGCGCTCGATTACGCAAACGGCAAGCGCGCATTCGTGTTTTCGGCAATATCGAACCCAGCGTCCTTTAGAAAAACAGTTGAATCGCTTGGCGCTACCATCGTAACGTCTCTCTCATACACGGACCATCACTGGTTTAATGCCGAAGATCTTGCCGATATAAAACGCAACGCTTCTGAAGCCGACCTAACTCTCACGACCGAGAAAGACCTCGTGCGCCTTGGCGCGTACGACATTTCAGCGCTTAATATTTTCGCCGTCTCAGTTGACGCCGTGCCTGAAAACAAAACAGCGTTTGACGATTTCATATTCGCTCGTATTTGGCCCGGTAAATAA
- a CDS encoding MerR family transcriptional regulator yields MRTPELLSKIDIPRQKLYYLEQKGYINPSKTVIGEKEFRDYNEEDIKKIECIWKYLKKGFKYKIAFEKAIEELSNPQMTLIKNDSGSTKTQR; encoded by the coding sequence ATGAGAACCCCCGAACTCTTAAGCAAAATAGATATTCCAAGACAAAAACTCTACTACCTTGAGCAAAAGGGGTACATAAATCCAAGCAAGACCGTAATCGGCGAAAAAGAATTCAGGGACTACAACGAAGAAGACATAAAGAAAATAGAGTGCATCTGGAAGTATCTGAAAAAAGGTTTCAAGTACAAGATAGCTTTTGAAAAGGCGATAGAGGAACTCTCGAACCCTCAAATGACGCTGATAAAGAACGATAGCGGCTCCACGAAAACTCAGCGATAG